Below is a window of Musa acuminata AAA Group cultivar baxijiao chromosome BXJ3-11, Cavendish_Baxijiao_AAA, whole genome shotgun sequence DNA.
GCACTGTCCTTGAGCTCGACCGCCCGACGTCCGTGGCGGAGCTCATGCTCGAGCACCCGCGCCAGTACGTGCTCGACCTGCGGTCCCTGTCCGCCGGCAACTCCAACGCTGCACCGCTCCCCGCGGATCACATGCTGGAGGCCGGTAAGGCCTACGTGATGCTTCCGATGGCCCGTGGGAGAGCCACCGGCTTGTCGGCGGGCGAGGCCCGTCGGGTCCTGGCGGCGGCAACCCGATCGATGACGAAGATGCAGCAACCGCCGTGCACGCGCGCGGTGGGagtgacggagagcgagcgagcggaaTGGCCAGCAGAGGAGTTCGAGGAGGGAACGGAGTTCTTCAGGCGGCAGCATTCGAGCAAACGGTGGAAGCCGAGCCTTGGTACGATAGAAGAGGAGAGTTTGGAGAGGAAGGTGCCTCATTGGTTGTTTTAAGAGCTGCAGTTGCATGTAACAGTAGTTATTATGGTTATGTGCCTATGGGTGTACGAGAATTAAGTTGCGGAGGAGTGCAGAAAGAAACACCTTCCCGGTTAGACTCGAATCAGACTGTTGGTGTAaataactttaagccgtggcctcggggccgacgccgcTTGGTTCGGatccggatgatgggggatcttcccGGGTCAACCCTTGAGACCGCTGAGGTGACCGACtacggtggtccgatcgggacggggttgtTGTTTCCTTCGggagggaactcctcgcctgggcgtttagtgggagacctccgtcttcgcacctgcacacaggtcgggtcgggagagctcagcccgacccctccgacgttcaagttagtgaatagtcaCAGGAGGTTTTTCTCTGTTGTCCTCCTCTTTCCTCGGAGCGCGAATGTTTTTATAGTGAGGGTTACTgttgcctgatgtgcctgcccgtaAGGAGCAGGATCATatttctggtagcgtctgacatcgaCGTTAGCGTGGCGTGAAAGATCGAGTCTGaataggatgttaatgtgcctcggtcgacgttccgaTCCATGTTGACCAGATGCTGTCATGTCAACAGAGGTgcgaggcgtcatctggggcagctgacgtcGCCCGGGTATTAtcgtcattattaccctcatcacagACCAAACTAGGACGAGACGAAGCGACAGGAGTCAACGCCTTCTCTCTTCAATGACGACCCTTGAAAACCCATAATGACCCATGTCTCGGTGCAAAAATGTCATGCTGGTTTCGACGATATAGTTGGCTCTCGAACCACATCTGTTCGGACGTTGTGTTGACATTGGACTATCAAGCTTTCATGCAATTCAACTCATATTCCGTCTCAACCTACACAGAGTAAAAACAATTTTAAGAATGCTTAACATGTCAGCCACTTGGTAATGCAGAAGAGCATGGGTGTTGTGCTAAAACTGGATTATAAAGTCTCGCACATTCAAGTCTAATTCTCAACCTACAGAGAATAAAAATTCCAAGTACGCTTAATACACCAACTATTTGAGATGTCAGACACCCTGCTGATTGACATGTATGGCTCAGCCATGTTGAGACCATGGAATAAGAGGCCTGCGGTTTGGTACATCTGGAGTTAGGCACACATCAGTTTGTTCGAACATCAGCTAAGTTAGGCAAGAAAGTAACACCCAGAAAACATGGCATCAGTACTGGCATCCTCATGTTTTTTAGCTATATTTCATGTGTATTGAAGCAGCCAAGGCATATGCTTTTGTGGGAAAATTACCTTTGCTTGTTCATTGTGGCATCTTCATTTTTGGGTACAAAAGCTGTGCCTTTGTCAAAGTCTCTGGAG
It encodes the following:
- the LOC135652546 gene encoding uncharacterized protein LOC135652546: MGNLLSGQAHDGKVVLPDGTVLELDRPTSVAELMLEHPRQYVLDLRSLSAGNSNAAPLPADHMLEAGKAYVMLPMARGRATGLSAGEARRVLAAATRSMTKMQQPPCTRAVGVTESERAEWPAEEFEEGTEFFRRQHSSKRWKPSLGTIEEESLERKVPHWLF